The Dreissena polymorpha isolate Duluth1 chromosome 10, UMN_Dpol_1.0, whole genome shotgun sequence genome includes a region encoding these proteins:
- the LOC127847245 gene encoding polyadenylate-binding protein 4-like isoform X1, translated as MQTAGGPQSYPMASLYVGDLHPDVTEAMLFEKFSTAGPVLSIRVCRDMITRRSLGYAYVNFQQPADAERALDTMNFDTIKGRPIRIMWSQRDPSLRKSGVGNVFIKNLDKCIDNKTLYDTFSAFGNILSCKIVSDEQGSRGYGFVHFETEEAARNAIEKVNGMLLNQKKVFVGRFMNRRERLEQMGDKMKKFNNVYIKNFSEDVDDEKLKAWFETYGKIISAKVMIGYDGKRRGFGFVSYEEPEAAELAVTEMNNKEVDGKLLYVGRAQKRTERQAELKDKFDRIKQERMNRYQGVNLYVKNLDDTIDDERLRKEFSQFGTITSAKVMVEAGRSKGFGFVCFSSPEEATKAVTEMNGRIIVAKPLYVALAQRKEDRKAHLASQYIQRLASMRMQSQQMGQVFQPGGGAGYFVPTINPSAARSNFFAAPQMPQMRAGPRWPNVRPAAPAGATGYQQMGANTTARQPRPMAATNQPAPGSQQAVRPTSMNARPIIGQSTAQARPGMAMPQSTMPGRPQQGAPTMPQGARPGFNQYPAGSRPQQPSQAIHVPGQDALTASMLAAAPPQEQKQMLGERLFPLIARMHPDLAGKITGMLLEIDNSELLHMLESTESLKAKVEEAVAVLQAHQAKEAAANQAASNAAIKKE; from the exons atgcAGACCGCAGGAGGACCACAGAGCTACCCTATGGCGTCCCTGTACGTGGGAGACCTACACCCAGACGTGACAGAAGCCATGTTGTTTGAGAAATTCTCAACCGCCGGACCTGTCTTGTCAATCCGTGTATGCCGCGACATGATCACCAGGCGATCGCTGGGATACGCGTATGTGAACTTCCAACAGCCTGCTGATG cTGAAAGAGCATTAGATACCATGAACTTCGACACAATCAAAGGTCGCCCAATCAGAATCATGTGGTCACAGCGAGACCCCTCTCTCAGAAAGTCTGGAGTTGGTAATGTTTTCATCAAGAATCTGGACAAGTGCATTGACAACAAGACGCTTTATGACACATTCTCTGCATTCGGAAACATCCTATCATGCAAG atcGTTTCAGATGAGCAGGGCTCCAGAGGCTATGGTTTTGTGCACTTTGAGACAGAGGAGGCTGCCAGAAATGCCATTGAGAAAGTCAATGGCATGTTGCTCAACCAGAAAAAAGT CTTTGTTGGTCGGTTTATGAATCGCCGCGAACGTCTTGAACAGATGGGAGACAAGATGAAGAAGTTCAACAACGTCTACATCAAGAACTTCAGCGAAGATGTTGATGACGAAAAACTGAAGGCCTGGTTTGAGACTTATGGGAAAATCATCAGTGCAAAG GTCATGATTGGCTATGATGGCAAGAGGCGTGGCTTTGGATTTGTGTCCTATGAAGAACCAGAGGCTGCAGAGTTG GCTGTAACAGAGATGAACAACAAAGAGGTGGATGGAAAACTGCTTTATGTGGGCCGGGCCCAGAAGAGGACTGAGCGTCAGGCTGAACTAAAAGACAAATTTGATCGCATCAAGCAG GAGCGCATGAACAGATACCAGGGTGTGAACCTGTACGTGAAGAACTTGGACGACACCATAGACGATGAGAGACTGAGAAAAGAGTTCTCCCAGTTTGGTACCATCACCAGCGCAAAG GTGATGGTGGAGGCTGGTCGTTCGAAGGGGTTTGGCTTCGTGTGCTTCAGCTCGCCCGAGGAGGCCACCAAGGCAGTCACAGAGATGAATGGTCGTATTATCGTGGCCAAGCCCTTGTACGTGGCGCTGGCCCAGCGCAAGGAGGATCGCAAGGCTCACCTCGCCTCACAGTACATACAGAGGCTTGCCAGCATGAGGATGCAG TCTCAGCAGATGGGTCAGGTATTCCAGCCAGGCGGTGGCGCAGGCTACTTTGTGCCAACCATCAACCCCAGTGCAGCCCGTAGCAACTTCTTTGCTGCACCGCAGATGCCTCAGATGAGGGCTGGACCCCGCTGGCCAAATGTCAGACCCGCAGCACCCGCCGGAGCCA CAGGTTACCAACAAATGGGAGCTAACACAACGGCCCGTCAGCCACGTCCAATGGCTGCCACCAACCAGCCAGCCCCTGGCTCCCAGCAGGCTGTGAGACCCACCTCTATGAATGCTCGACCAATCATTGGCCAGTCAACTGCGCAGGCTCGCCCAGGAATGGCCATGCCCCAGAGCACGATGCCTGGGCGGCCCCAGCAGGGAGCACCCACCATGCCCCAGGGTGCCAGACCGGGCTTCAACCAGTACCCAGCCGGCAGCAGACCTCAG CAACCCAGCCAGGCCATCCACGTGCCTGGCCAGGACGCCCTCACGGCCTCGATGCTGGCCGCTGCCCCACCCCAGGAGCAGAAGCAGATGCTTGGAGAGCGACTGTTCCCACTCATCGCGCGCATGCACCCCGATCTCGCGGGTAAAATCACCGGCATGTTGCTGGAGATTGACAACTCTGAGCTCCTGCACATGCTTGAGTCTACGGAGTCACTGAAGGCCAAG GTGGAGGAAGCCGTTGCAGTGTTACAGGCCCATCAGGCCAAGGAGGCCGCAGCCAATCAGGCGGCCAGCAACGCTGCCATCAAGAAGGAGTAG
- the LOC127847245 gene encoding polyadenylate-binding protein 4-like isoform X2 has protein sequence MQTAGGPQSYPMASLYVGDLHPDVTEAMLFEKFSTAGPVLSIRVCRDMITRRSLGYAYVNFQQPADAERALDTMNFDTIKGRPIRIMWSQRDPSLRKSGVGNVFIKNLDKCIDNKTLYDTFSAFGNILSCKIVSDEQGSRGYGFVHFETEEAARNAIEKVNGMLLNQKKVFVGRFMNRRERLEQMGDKMKKFNNVYIKNFSEDVDDEKLKAWFETYGKIISAKVMIGYDGKRRGFGFVSYEEPEAAELAVTEMNNKEVDGKLLYVGRAQKRTERQAELKDKFDRIKQERMNRYQGVNLYVKNLDDTIDDERLRKEFSQFGTITSAKVMVEAGRSKGFGFVCFSSPEEATKAVTEMNGRIIVAKPLYVALAQRKEDRKAHLASQYIQRLASMRMQSQQMGQVFQPGGGAGYFVPTINPSAARSNFFAAPQMPQMRAGPRWPNVRPAAPAGASYQQMGANTTARQPRPMAATNQPAPGSQQAVRPTSMNARPIIGQSTAQARPGMAMPQSTMPGRPQQGAPTMPQGARPGFNQYPAGSRPQQPSQAIHVPGQDALTASMLAAAPPQEQKQMLGERLFPLIARMHPDLAGKITGMLLEIDNSELLHMLESTESLKAKVEEAVAVLQAHQAKEAAANQAASNAAIKKE, from the exons atgcAGACCGCAGGAGGACCACAGAGCTACCCTATGGCGTCCCTGTACGTGGGAGACCTACACCCAGACGTGACAGAAGCCATGTTGTTTGAGAAATTCTCAACCGCCGGACCTGTCTTGTCAATCCGTGTATGCCGCGACATGATCACCAGGCGATCGCTGGGATACGCGTATGTGAACTTCCAACAGCCTGCTGATG cTGAAAGAGCATTAGATACCATGAACTTCGACACAATCAAAGGTCGCCCAATCAGAATCATGTGGTCACAGCGAGACCCCTCTCTCAGAAAGTCTGGAGTTGGTAATGTTTTCATCAAGAATCTGGACAAGTGCATTGACAACAAGACGCTTTATGACACATTCTCTGCATTCGGAAACATCCTATCATGCAAG atcGTTTCAGATGAGCAGGGCTCCAGAGGCTATGGTTTTGTGCACTTTGAGACAGAGGAGGCTGCCAGAAATGCCATTGAGAAAGTCAATGGCATGTTGCTCAACCAGAAAAAAGT CTTTGTTGGTCGGTTTATGAATCGCCGCGAACGTCTTGAACAGATGGGAGACAAGATGAAGAAGTTCAACAACGTCTACATCAAGAACTTCAGCGAAGATGTTGATGACGAAAAACTGAAGGCCTGGTTTGAGACTTATGGGAAAATCATCAGTGCAAAG GTCATGATTGGCTATGATGGCAAGAGGCGTGGCTTTGGATTTGTGTCCTATGAAGAACCAGAGGCTGCAGAGTTG GCTGTAACAGAGATGAACAACAAAGAGGTGGATGGAAAACTGCTTTATGTGGGCCGGGCCCAGAAGAGGACTGAGCGTCAGGCTGAACTAAAAGACAAATTTGATCGCATCAAGCAG GAGCGCATGAACAGATACCAGGGTGTGAACCTGTACGTGAAGAACTTGGACGACACCATAGACGATGAGAGACTGAGAAAAGAGTTCTCCCAGTTTGGTACCATCACCAGCGCAAAG GTGATGGTGGAGGCTGGTCGTTCGAAGGGGTTTGGCTTCGTGTGCTTCAGCTCGCCCGAGGAGGCCACCAAGGCAGTCACAGAGATGAATGGTCGTATTATCGTGGCCAAGCCCTTGTACGTGGCGCTGGCCCAGCGCAAGGAGGATCGCAAGGCTCACCTCGCCTCACAGTACATACAGAGGCTTGCCAGCATGAGGATGCAG TCTCAGCAGATGGGTCAGGTATTCCAGCCAGGCGGTGGCGCAGGCTACTTTGTGCCAACCATCAACCCCAGTGCAGCCCGTAGCAACTTCTTTGCTGCACCGCAGATGCCTCAGATGAGGGCTGGACCCCGCTGGCCAAATGTCAGACCCGCAGCACCCGCCGGAGCCA GTTACCAACAAATGGGAGCTAACACAACGGCCCGTCAGCCACGTCCAATGGCTGCCACCAACCAGCCAGCCCCTGGCTCCCAGCAGGCTGTGAGACCCACCTCTATGAATGCTCGACCAATCATTGGCCAGTCAACTGCGCAGGCTCGCCCAGGAATGGCCATGCCCCAGAGCACGATGCCTGGGCGGCCCCAGCAGGGAGCACCCACCATGCCCCAGGGTGCCAGACCGGGCTTCAACCAGTACCCAGCCGGCAGCAGACCTCAG CAACCCAGCCAGGCCATCCACGTGCCTGGCCAGGACGCCCTCACGGCCTCGATGCTGGCCGCTGCCCCACCCCAGGAGCAGAAGCAGATGCTTGGAGAGCGACTGTTCCCACTCATCGCGCGCATGCACCCCGATCTCGCGGGTAAAATCACCGGCATGTTGCTGGAGATTGACAACTCTGAGCTCCTGCACATGCTTGAGTCTACGGAGTCACTGAAGGCCAAG GTGGAGGAAGCCGTTGCAGTGTTACAGGCCCATCAGGCCAAGGAGGCCGCAGCCAATCAGGCGGCCAGCAACGCTGCCATCAAGAAGGAGTAG